Proteins from a single region of Mustela erminea isolate mMusErm1 chromosome X, mMusErm1.Pri, whole genome shotgun sequence:
- the LOC116583338 gene encoding ADP-ribosylation factor-like protein 5A → MGILFTRIWRLFNHQEHKIIIVGLDNAGKNTILYQVSMNEVVHTSPTIGSNVEEIVINNTCFLMWDTGGQESLWSWNTYYTNTEFVIVAVDSTDREKISVTGEELYKMLAHEDVQKAGLLIFANKQDVKECMTIAEISQFLKLKKKDQQWHIQACCALPGKGLCQGLEWIVS, encoded by the exons ATGGGAATTCTCTTCACCAGGATATGGAGACTCTTCAATCACCAGGAGCACAAAATTATCATTGTTGGGCTGGATAATGCAGGGAAAAATACCATCCTTTACCAAGTATCTATGAATGAAGTTGTACATACATCACCTACAATAGGAAGTAACGTAGAAGAAATAGTGATTAATAATACATGTTTTCTAATGTGGGATACTGGTGGCCAAGAATCTCTTTGGTCTTGGAACACTTATTATACTAACACAGAGTTTGTAATAGTTGCTGTGGACAGTACAGACAGAGAAAAGATATCTGTAACTGGGGAAGAACTCTATAAAATGTTAGCCCATGAGGATGTACAGAAAGCTGGATTGCTGATTTTTGCTAATAAACAAGATGTTAAAGAATGCATGACTATAGCAGAAATCTCCCAGTTTTT aaaattaaaaaaaaaagatcaacagtGGCATATCCAGGCATGCTGTGCTCTCCCTGGCAAGGGATTATGCCAAGGACTTGAATGGATTGTGTCCTGA